The following coding sequences are from one Phycisphaerae bacterium window:
- a CDS encoding exosortase/archaeosortase family protein — translation MKEDKDLLYKPSQVGTDRKSDERYSPLMGGGKALSLGDGGSIRTSWCELPVHSYVKMVIIGGLFVYLFYNEVESIVGKWLTDSSWSHGFLIPLFSLYFIDQAKGKIINLQTRPNYLGLFFLIFGILFYFFNVVSPAGYAYFRPISMIVSLGAIVLFLGGWRLVRYTWLPIVFLVFAVPLPTRYYVSLTMPMQKLAAQATTFLLNLINGMNAEVNGVVISGEYLGQKLDPPLNVAEACSGMRLLMAFLALGVAMAYLHYRPIWQRIVLLVSTIPIAIFCNIVRVTITGFIYIFGQPKYAQGIYHDLLGMIMLPLAFGLYGLLAWFMSSLFVEETETVTEDVIIRRNNS, via the coding sequence ATGAAAGAGGACAAAGACCTCCTTTACAAACCTTCCCAGGTGGGAACCGACCGCAAAAGCGACGAAAGGTATTCGCCCCTAATGGGAGGCGGGAAGGCACTATCTCTCGGGGATGGAGGCTCGATTCGTACAAGCTGGTGTGAGCTTCCGGTGCATAGTTACGTCAAAATGGTGATAATTGGGGGATTGTTTGTCTATCTTTTTTATAATGAAGTTGAGTCTATTGTAGGCAAATGGCTTACTGATAGCAGCTGGTCGCATGGTTTTCTAATCCCGCTTTTTAGTTTATATTTTATAGATCAGGCAAAGGGCAAGATTATAAATCTTCAAACTAGGCCGAATTACCTCGGTTTGTTTTTTTTGATTTTTGGGATTTTGTTTTATTTTTTTAATGTAGTCAGCCCGGCTGGATATGCATATTTTCGCCCCATTTCCATGATAGTAAGCCTTGGTGCGATTGTGTTGTTTTTGGGTGGGTGGCGTTTGGTTAGGTATACGTGGCTTCCGATTGTGTTTTTGGTCTTTGCTGTTCCATTGCCGACGAGATATTATGTTAGTCTGACTATGCCGATGCAGAAGCTGGCTGCACAGGCCACCACTTTTTTGCTGAATTTAATTAATGGGATGAACGCTGAGGTTAACGGCGTAGTTATATCCGGAGAGTATCTGGGCCAAAAGCTTGACCCTCCGCTTAATGTGGCCGAGGCTTGCAGCGGCATGCGATTACTGATGGCCTTTTTGGCCTTGGGCGTTGCTATGGCATATTTGCACTACAGACCTATATGGCAGCGAATCGTGTTGTTGGTCAGCACAATACCGATAGCGATATTTTGCAATATTGTACGAGTTACGATTACCGGATTTATTTATATATTTGGACAGCCAAAGTACGCTCAGGGTATTTATCATGACCTTCTTGGCATGATAATGCTGCCGCTGGCTTTTGGCTTATATGGCTTGCTTGCTTGGTTTATGTCAAGTTTGTTTGTTGAAGAGACAGAGACCGTTACCGAAGATGTTATAATTCGCCGTAATAATAGCTGA